The Terriglobia bacterium genome contains the following window.
GAGATGGTTGCACTCGAGCAGGTAGGCATAGCACGGGTCGTTGTTGATGACCATCTCGTAAATCTTGTGCAGGCCGTAGGCGTAGCTCTTGTTCAGCCGCTCGTACTCCATTCCGAATTTCCAATGGGGGTAACGATTTGGAAATCCGCCGTAGGCGGCGACCATGTTCATTTCCTCGAAATCGAGGATTTCGAAGAATGTCTCGTAGAAGTCGAGTCCGTATTCGCGCGCGTGCACCTCGATTTCCTGATTGAGACGCGTCAGTTCCGGTGTCAGGCTTTGCCTTCGGGATTGAACGGTGATCGACATAATGTGGCTACTTGCCCTTTCCCAGGAAATCCTTGATCGATTGGTAAATGTCGTCTTTGTTCTCGATCCGCGACAGGACCATGTTGTCGATGTCCTGTATGTTGTTTTCCAGCTCGCGGATGAACTGTCCGCTTCCGTATGTGCTCTCGACCTGGCCGTAGCCAAATAAGTTAACCTTGGGGAGAAGGTCTATCTTCAGAAGATGGATACAGCGGTCGGTGTCCCCGCCCGACCAGTTGTCGCCGTCGGAAAAATGGAAGACATAGACATTCCACAGTTCCTGCGGGTATTCGTCCTCGATGATCTTGTTGCACAGTTCGTATGCCGATGAGATGACCGTTCCGCCGCTCTCCCGGGTATGGAAAAAGGTTTCCTTGTCGACTTCCTGCGCGACCGCGTCATGGATGATGTATCGGGTGACCACGCCGTTGTAGTTCGTCTGGATCCAGGTATCGATCCAGAACGACTCGACGCGCACGATTTCTTTCTGCTCGTCGCCCATCGAGCCCGAGACGTCCATCATGTAAAGGATGAGCGCGTTGCTCTCCGGCTTCTGCTTGGTTTTCCAGGAGAGATAGCGCTTATCCTCGTGGATCGGCACGATGTACGGGTTCAGCGGATCGTAAGTGCCGGCCGTGATCTGGCGTTTGAGCGCTTCCTTGTAGGTGCGCTTGAAATGACGCAGTGATTCGGGGCCAACCTTGGAAACCTGCGAATAATGGTCGCGTTCGGTCCGGATGCGGGCGCTGCCTTTGGGCCGGATGCGCGGCAGTTCGAGCTCCTCCGCAAGAATTTGCGCGAGCTCCTCCATCGTGAGATCGACTTCGAGGATGTGGCCGCCCGGGGCGTTGCCGGCTTTTCCGCTGCCGTCCTCGTCGACGTCGCCTGGTGCCAGCGGAGTGCCGGGCTCGCCTTCCCCCTGGCCGACGCCGCCGGTATTCCGGCGGCCGAAGCGGAAGTTCGGCATTTCGATCTGCGGGATCGGAATGCTGACGAAATCCTTTCCCTTCTTGCCGATCAGCTCGCCCTGTGAGATGTACTTCTTCAGGTCTTGCTTGATCTTGCCCCGGACGATCTGCCGGAACCGGAGATAATCCTGCTCAATATTGAGAATCACGGGGCTACCCTATTCCTTGGCATCTCCTCGGGCGAAGATGCTTGCGACGTAATTCAAAACGTCTGTGGCGCAGACGTCGCAATACGCATAGTTCTTGATCAGACGGCTCTTCACCACATCGATCTTTTCCTGCGTTTCCTTATCGACCACATTTGAAACCAGACTGGTGAGCTTGATCGAATCCTTGCGGTCTTCGAACAGCTTCAGCTCCAGAGCCTTGTACAGCCGTTCATTCGTCCTGTAATTGAAGTGCTTGCCTTCGATGGCCAGGGCGCCGATGTAGTTCATGATCTCGCGGCGGAAGTCGTCCTTCCGGCTTTCCGGAATGTCGATCTTCTCTTCGATCGATCGCATCAGGCGCTCATCCGGCTCCTCATCCTGCCCGGTGTACTTGTTCTTGACGCGTTCCTTCTGCGTGTAGGCCTTTACGTTGTCGATATAGTTCGAGCACAGCCTCGAAATGGCTTCCTCGTCCGCCGAGATCGCCCGCTGCACCTCGTTCTTCACGATGTCCTCGTACTCGTGTTTGACGACGGAGAGCAGCTCCCGGAAGTTCTTCCGCTGCTCGTCGGACTTGATGAGCGAATGATGGCGCAGGCCGTTCTCGAGTTCGTTCAGGACCATGAACGGGTTCACGCAGCCGGCGAACTGTTCGTTGACCAACGCGTTCGAGATCTTGTCCTGGATGTAGCGCGGCGAGATGCCGTCCATGCCTTCGCGGCTGGCTTCGCGCTGCAGTTCTTTGACGGAATCTTCGGTGTATCCCGGCAGCGTCTTCCCGTCATACAGCTTGAGTTTCTGGAGCAGCGTGAGGTTCGCCTTCTTCGGCGTTTCCAGCCGGGTCAGGACCGCCCACATGGACGCCATCTCGACCGTGTGCGGAGCGATATGCTTGCCGCGGATCCTTTCGGCGTTGTAGTCCTTTTCGTAGACCTTGATCTCGTCGCCGAGCTTGGTGATGTAAGGAATATCGATTTTCACGGTGCGGTCGCGGAGCGCTTCCATGAACTCGTTGTTCTGGAGTTTGCGATACTCGGGCTCGTTGGTATGACCGATGATGACTTCGTCGATATCGGTCTGGGGGAACTTCTTCGGTTTGATCTTGTGTTCCTGGCTGGCGCCGAGCAGATCATAAAGGAACGCGACTTCGAGCTTCAAAACTTCGATGAATTCAATGATGCCGCGGTTGGCGACATTGAATTCACCGTCGAAGTTGAAGGCCCGGGCGTCGGAATCGGAACCGTAGATGGCGATCTTCCGGTAATTGATGTCGCCGGTGAGTTCGGTTGAATCCTGGTTCTTCTCGTCCTTGGGCTGGAAGGTGCCGATCCCGTTCCGGTCCTTTTCGGACAAAACCAGGCGGCGAACCTTCACATGGTCCATGACCTTGAACCAGTCGCCTTTGTAGCGCCGCGTCAGCTCGCGATACATCTGGCGGCAGGCGGGGCAGAGATCGCCTTCAATCTGGATCTGGAAGCCCGGTTCGCTGCTGTTGCGCATCAATTCGTCGATCAGCTTGCCACGCTGATCGACAGGTATCAGGTGAAGCGGCTCTTCGCGCATCGGGCACGGCAGTTCATCGTTGACCAGGGCGAAGACTTCCTTCTCGACGTCGTTCGCGATGTTGGTCCACGTGAAGGTATACATGGCGCCTTCCGGCTTGCGCGAGTACTCCTCGAGACCCTTCTTCAGGAGGCGGACCATTGTGCTTTTCGCGCTCCCGACCGGACCATGCAGCAGAATAACGCGGCGTTCCGTTCCGTAGTTACGGGAGGCCGACTTGAAGATGTCGACCAGGTGCGTCAGGCTCTGTTCAATTCCGTAAACGGCGTCCCGGCCGTCGTGCGCGTAGTCCTTGAAGAAGCGATATCGTGTGATCTTCTTCTTGTGCTCGACGTATTCCTCCACGCCATGCGAGACAATCATGTCGTAGATCCGCTGGAATGCGTTCCGCGTCACCCTCGGGCTATCCTGAACGAGCCGGAGATAATCCTCTAAGGACCCTTCCCAATTCAGTTCCTGATATTCCTGGGCACTCTGAAGGTTTTCGATCGCGCTGAGAATATTTATGGTTCCTGCCTGGTCTTGCATACATTTCACCTATTAATCTGCCAACAAAAAATCGGAAGAAACCCTGAAGCCGAAAAACTAGAGCCCCGGACCGCTTCCGATCACCTGGTTTTCAAAAGTCCTGTCTGATTTGATGATCCTACTATAAATCATCGGCAGACAGTTCAGGTCCAATACCATTTGATGTGCTATCGTGCAAAAGGAAAGCGACGATTTCATGCCATCTCCATTACCACTCATTGCCATCATTGGACGACCGAACATCGGCAAATCCACTATATTCAATCGCCTTATCGGCGAGCGCCGCAGCATCGTCACCGACGAGCCCGGCATCACAAGGGATCGAATCTACGGAACTGTCGATTGGCACGGCCGTTCCTACGAAATTGTCGATACCGGCGGCATCGTTCCCGGCGAAGAAACCGAGATCCCCGTCCGCATCTTCGAGCAGGCGCAAATTGCTATCGAGAACGCCGCTCTCATCTTTCTCATCGTGGATGGCCGGACCAGCATTACATCCCCAGATCTGGAACTCGCCCGGCTTCTACGCCGTACGGGCAAGCCCCTCTTCCTCGTAGTCAATAAAATCGATTCGGCAAAGCAGGCGTCCGACGTGTCCGAGTTCTATCGCCTTGGCATCGACCATGTCTTTCCAATTTCAGCCGAACATGGCCGCGGGATCACCGAACTATTGGACGAGGTTGCAATTTCAATACCAGCCCCTGAAGAGACCGAAGACGACGCTTCAGGCGAGATCCGGGTCGCCATTATCGGCCGGCCGAATGTGGGTAAGTCCACGCTGCTCAACAAGCTGGTTGGCGAGGAACGGGCCATGGTGTCGCCCATCGCCGGTACCACCCGGGATGCGGTGGACAGTGTGGTCCGGCATGAGGATCTGACCATCCGTTTCGTGGATACAGCTGGAATTCGACGAAAAGGGAAGACCGAGCTCCGGGCTGAAAAGCTCAGCGTGGTCATGGCCCGCCGTCACCTCGAGCGCAGCGATGTCGCCATTCTCGTGATCGACGGGGTGGAGGGCGTGACGGCCCTCGACGCTCACATTGGCGGCTATGCCCACGAAGCGGGAAGATCGGTGATCATCGCCGTCAATAAATGGGACGCCGTCCAGAAAAACTATCGTGTTACGGCCGATTACGAGACCGAGATCCGGGAGAAACTGAAGTTTCTATCCTTTGCGCCCATCGTCTTCATCTCTGCCAAGACCGGACAGCGCGTCCAGAGACTATATGGAGCGATCAATGAGGTTCATAAGGCAAGGTTTGTCCGGATTGCAACCCGGGATTTGAACGAGTTCCTGAAGCAGGAGACGCTCTCCCGCGGCGGCCTGCCTTCGGATGTCAAAATCCGATATATCGCCCAGGTCAAGGTCGATCCGCCGACTTTCGTCATGTTTTCCAACAAACTGAAGAAACTGCACTTCTCGTTCGAGCGCTTCATCGAAAACCGCATCCGCGAGCGATTTCCATTCCCGGGAACGCCGATTATAATCAAGCAGCGGTTGAAAAATGCCGACGCCCGAAATCCCCGATAAGCTTTTCTTCAAGATCAGTGACGTGTGCGACATCGTCGGTGTTGAGCCTTACGTCCTCCGCTTCTGGGAAACCGAATTCCCCGGCCTTGCCCCCGAAAAATCCAAAGCCGGCCACCGCGTATATAAAAGGAAGGACGTCGAGAATATTCTGCGGGTGAAGGAACTTCTGTACGATCGCGGATTCACGATCGCCGGCGCCCGTAAACAGCTGTCGAAGGCACGCGGTACCAGAAAACAGAATCGCGACGAGGTGCTGCTCCGGGTCCGCAACGAGCTGCGGGACATCTTGACTTTGCTCCAGCGGAAAACCTAAAGTGGACGCATCGGGACGTAGCGCAGCCTGGTAGCGCACACGCTTGGGGTGCGTGTGGTCGGAGGTTCAAATCCTCTCGTCCCGACTGGGGGAAATTAGCCACAAAAGGCACAAAAGGAAACATTCTTTTTGTGCTTTTTGTGGCTAATTTCTTTTTATGGTGTCGACGTTGGTTGTCTTGAAGGTGGATTCTACGGCATCGGCGTTCGCCGGATGTTCCACCGCGACCAGGATCTTGCCCTGCGAAACTGCCACATCGTATACTCGGGATTCCACTGTGGGCAACTTGGTCATAATGAGCAGGCTGAC
Protein-coding sequences here:
- a CDS encoding DUF444 family protein translates to MILNIEQDYLRFRQIVRGKIKQDLKKYISQGELIGKKGKDFVSIPIPQIEMPNFRFGRRNTGGVGQGEGEPGTPLAPGDVDEDGSGKAGNAPGGHILEVDLTMEELAQILAEELELPRIRPKGSARIRTERDHYSQVSKVGPESLRHFKRTYKEALKRQITAGTYDPLNPYIVPIHEDKRYLSWKTKQKPESNALILYMMDVSGSMGDEQKEIVRVESFWIDTWIQTNYNGVVTRYIIHDAVAQEVDKETFFHTRESGGTVISSAYELCNKIIEDEYPQELWNVYVFHFSDGDNWSGGDTDRCIHLLKIDLLPKVNLFGYGQVESTYGSGQFIRELENNIQDIDNMVLSRIENKDDIYQSIKDFLGKGK
- a CDS encoding serine protein kinase, producing the protein MQDQAGTINILSAIENLQSAQEYQELNWEGSLEDYLRLVQDSPRVTRNAFQRIYDMIVSHGVEEYVEHKKKITRYRFFKDYAHDGRDAVYGIEQSLTHLVDIFKSASRNYGTERRVILLHGPVGSAKSTMVRLLKKGLEEYSRKPEGAMYTFTWTNIANDVEKEVFALVNDELPCPMREEPLHLIPVDQRGKLIDELMRNSSEPGFQIQIEGDLCPACRQMYRELTRRYKGDWFKVMDHVKVRRLVLSEKDRNGIGTFQPKDEKNQDSTELTGDINYRKIAIYGSDSDARAFNFDGEFNVANRGIIEFIEVLKLEVAFLYDLLGASQEHKIKPKKFPQTDIDEVIIGHTNEPEYRKLQNNEFMEALRDRTVKIDIPYITKLGDEIKVYEKDYNAERIRGKHIAPHTVEMASMWAVLTRLETPKKANLTLLQKLKLYDGKTLPGYTEDSVKELQREASREGMDGISPRYIQDKISNALVNEQFAGCVNPFMVLNELENGLRHHSLIKSDEQRKNFRELLSVVKHEYEDIVKNEVQRAISADEEAISRLCSNYIDNVKAYTQKERVKNKYTGQDEEPDERLMRSIEEKIDIPESRKDDFRREIMNYIGALAIEGKHFNYRTNERLYKALELKLFEDRKDSIKLTSLVSNVVDKETQEKIDVVKSRLIKNYAYCDVCATDVLNYVASIFARGDAKE
- the der gene encoding ribosome biogenesis GTPase Der, yielding MQKESDDFMPSPLPLIAIIGRPNIGKSTIFNRLIGERRSIVTDEPGITRDRIYGTVDWHGRSYEIVDTGGIVPGEETEIPVRIFEQAQIAIENAALIFLIVDGRTSITSPDLELARLLRRTGKPLFLVVNKIDSAKQASDVSEFYRLGIDHVFPISAEHGRGITELLDEVAISIPAPEETEDDASGEIRVAIIGRPNVGKSTLLNKLVGEERAMVSPIAGTTRDAVDSVVRHEDLTIRFVDTAGIRRKGKTELRAEKLSVVMARRHLERSDVAILVIDGVEGVTALDAHIGGYAHEAGRSVIIAVNKWDAVQKNYRVTADYETEIREKLKFLSFAPIVFISAKTGQRVQRLYGAINEVHKARFVRIATRDLNEFLKQETLSRGGLPSDVKIRYIAQVKVDPPTFVMFSNKLKKLHFSFERFIENRIRERFPFPGTPIIIKQRLKNADARNPR
- a CDS encoding MerR family transcriptional regulator, which codes for MPTPEIPDKLFFKISDVCDIVGVEPYVLRFWETEFPGLAPEKSKAGHRVYKRKDVENILRVKELLYDRGFTIAGARKQLSKARGTRKQNRDEVLLRVRNELRDILTLLQRKT
- a CDS encoding SpoVR family protein, translating into MSITVQSRRQSLTPELTRLNQEIEVHAREYGLDFYETFFEILDFEEMNMVAAYGGFPNRYPHWKFGMEYERLNKSYAYGLHKIYEMVINNDPCYAYLLECNHLVDQKIVMAHVYGHCDFFKNNIWFSKTNRKMMDTMANHATKIRKYIDRYGLDAVEAFIDTCLSLDDLIDHHSVFIERRSKHKQPAEEETPVV